In the Quercus lobata isolate SW786 chromosome 5, ValleyOak3.0 Primary Assembly, whole genome shotgun sequence genome, one interval contains:
- the LOC115989901 gene encoding uncharacterized protein LOC115989901 — MEQPGSIGAQEICAVFREPLHKILEKVKYEPFFQWPNKMAGDPSKHNHNMYCAYHQEPAHTTDECRNLKNYLDRLVREGKLRHLLHRPEGWQEPSNNETRQNTLRPPIGTINVILAAPGRTSSAPFRVMSVSSFPTEPDGRDPKRARMNATPLIGFTEEDKQGTIQPHDDALVVTLRIGDYDVKRVLVYQDSAVEVMYPDLYKGLNLKQEDLSPYDSPLVSFEGKIVIPKGMIKLPVQTDSNVVEVNFIVVDAYSPYTAIVARP; from the coding sequence ATGGAGCAGCCCGGATCTATTGGGGCTCAGGAAATTTGTGCTGTATTCCGAGAACCGCTTCACAAAATCCTAGAGAAGGTGAAATATGAACCTTTCTTTcagtggccgaacaagatggctggTGATCCTTCGAAGCACAATCATAACATGTATTGCGCATACCATCAGGAGCCAGCTCACACCACTGATGAGTGTAGGAACCTGAAGAACTATTTAGATCGGCTtgtccgagaaggaaagctgAGACATCTGCTGCATCGCCCTGAAGGATGGCAGGAGCCATCGAACAATGAAACCAGGCAAAATACGTtgaggccacccattggcacaattaatgtcattctCGCCGCACCTGGAAGGACAAGCTCTGCCCCCTTCAGGGTAATGTCAGTGAGCAGTTTCCCAACTGAGCCAGACGGCAGGGACCCCAAGAGAGCCAGAATGAATGCCACGCCGTTAATCGGGTTCACGGAGGAAGACAAGCAAGGGACTATTCAACCCCATGATGATGCCCTAGTCGTCACACTCAGAATAGGAGATTATGACGTGAAGAGGGTATTAGTTTATCAAGACAGTGCCGTGGAGGTAATGTATCCTGATTTGTATAAGGGGCTGAACTTGAAGCAGGAAGACCTGTCACCATACGATTCCCCCCTGGTCagctttgaaggaaaaatcGTCATCCCGAAAGGCATGATCAAGTTGCCTGTGCAAACAGATTCAAACGTGGTAGAAGTGAACTTCATTGTCGTAGATGCATACTCCCCCTACACCGCTATCGTGGCCCGGCCATAG